Proteins encoded by one window of Glycine soja cultivar W05 chromosome 15, ASM419377v2, whole genome shotgun sequence:
- the LOC114385888 gene encoding uncharacterized protein LOC114385888, with protein sequence MDRSWMNASRITEEYENGVEEFLLFAQSKAQPMWGKFFCPCVKCGNGRRQTIDDIRTHLICEGIIRSYTKWIWHGESLDTADMSQADDVTTDSGNPIEEMIRDLGQEGFEEAHAALYDNIEVDSKMPLYSGCISFTKLSAVLALVNLKARFGWSDKSFSELLMLLTNMLPADNVLPKNHYQAKKILCPVGMQYEKIHACCNDCILYKDDFAELDYCPVCGVSRYRPTNGDSTVLVSDADRRPAKVCWYLPIIPRFKRLFANGEDAKNLIWHANTRKSDGLMRHPADSPQWKEIDRLYPEFGVEPRNLRLGLATDGMNPFGTLTTNHSSWPVLLFIYNLPPWLCMKRKYVMLSMMIAGPRQPACFKLRAMVFCTINDFPAYGNLSGYSVKGHHACPICEQNTSFRQLKHGKKTVYTRHRRFLKQYHPYRRLKKAFDGSQEHETAPNPLTGDEVYQRVKDVVNMFGKSQKKPSSTSNMWKKKSIFFDLPYWSDHHVRHCIDVMHVEKNVCDSLIGTLLNIKGKTKDGFKCRQDLVDMGIRQVLHPISKGNRTYLPPACYTMSTAEKRSFCECLRNIKVPQGYSSNIKSLVSVNELKLVGLKSHDCHVLMQQLLPVAIRGTLPEKVRVAISRLCFIFNAICAKVIDPKQLDALEDEVVVVLFQMEMFFPPSFFDIMVHLVVHLVREIRCCGPTYFRWMYPVERYMKVLKGYTKNRHRPEASIVERYVAEECIEFASQYIDSLKPVGVPASRHDQPIAGKGTRGYNVVTMTRHDVSQAHLYILNNTTDVFLYIVAHKKHVRDSHPKMNMMRVLQEHNKTFINWFRQTILADKSVSRRLTLLAIGPNLNVPTWKGYDINNYSFYTKSQDDKSSVQNSGVYVDADSEHFSSTSDNNPIQASMSYFGVIQEIWEVDYTSFRVPVFKCQWVNGTTGVFQDPLGFTLVDLSKVAYIDEPFIMADKPDKFSMYKIHVIQVCLWLCKEDQVE encoded by the exons atggatcgaagttggatgaacgcATCACGTATAACTGAAGAGTACGAGAATGGTGTTGAAGAGTTTTTGCTGTTTGCTCAAAGTAAAGCGCAACCTATGTGGGGAAAATTTTTTTGTCCATGTGTGAAGTGTGGAAATGGGAGGCGCCAAACAATTGATGACATAAGAACTCATCTTATTTGTGAGGGAATAATTCGTAGCTACACaaagtggatatggcatggggaaTCCCTCGATACAGCTGACATGTCACAGGCTGACGATGTTACTACAGACAGCGGAAATCCTATAGAAGAAATGATTCGCGATCTTGGGCAAGAGGGGTTTGAAGAGGCACATGCAGCGTTGTATGACAACATAGAAGTTGATTCAAAAATGCCTTTGTATTCCGGCTGCATATCTTTCACAAAATTGTCAGCTGTGTTAGCTCTGGTTAACTTGAAGGCTcgatttgggtggagtgacaagagTTTTAGTGAGTTGCTGATGTTGTTGACAAACATGCTTCCTGCTGATAACGTCTTGCCAAAGAATCACTACCAAGCAAAGAAGATTTTATGTCCAGTTGGGATGCAGTACGaaaaaattcatgcatgttgTAATGACTGCATTTTGTACAAAGATGATTTTGCTGAACTAGATTACTGCCCTGTGTGTGGGGTTTCTCGGTACAGACCGACCAACGGAGATTCTACTGTACTAGTCTCAGACGCGGACCGCCGTCCAGCAAAGGTGTGCTGGTATCTcccaataataccaaggtttaagcggTTGTTTGCTAATGGGGAAGATGCAAAGAACCTTATATGGCATGCAAATACCAGAAAATCAGATGGATTGATGCGACATCCTGCAGATAGCCCGCAATGGAAGGAAATTGATCGTCTGTATCCTGAATTTGGGGTCGAGCCTAGAAATTTAAGGCTTGGTCTTGCAACGGACGGAATGAACCCATTTGGAACCTTAACTACTAACCATAGCTCGTGGCCCGTTTTGCTGTTCATTTATAATCTCCCTccgtggttgtgcatgaagcgaaagtaTGTTATGCTGAGTATGATGATAGCTGGTCCAAGACAACCAG CATGTTTCAAGTTGCGTGCAATGGTTTTTTGTACCATCAATGACTTTCCAGCCTACGGAAATTTAAGTGGATATAGTGTCAAAGGACATCACGCATGTCCTATATGTGAGCAGAATACAAGTTTCCGCCAACTtaaacatggaaagaagactGTGTATACTAGGCATCGAAGATTTCTCAAACAGTATCATCCGTATCGACGATTGAAGAAGGCATTCGATGGAAGTCAAGAACATGAAACCGCGCCAAATCCATTAACTGGCGATGAAGTATATCAGCGGGTCAAGGATGTCGTAAATATGTTCGGCAAGTCCCAAAAAAAACCATCATCCACTTCAAACATGTGGAAAAAGAAgtctattttctttgatcttccgtactggtccgATCATCATGTTAGGCATTGTATAGACGTCATGCATgtcgagaaaaatgtttgtgattctTTAATTGGGACCCTCCTAAACattaaaggcaagacaaaggatggtttcAAGTGTCGTCAAGACTTGGTTGACATGGGTATACGTCAGGTGTTGCATCCTATCTCAAAAGGTAACAGGACATATCTGCCCCCAGCCTGTTACACAATGTCAACAGCTGAAAAGAGAAGTTTTTGTGAATGCTTGCGTAAtatcaaagtcccacaaggctACTCTTCAAACATCAAGAGTCTTGTGTCTGTGAATGAGCTTAAGTTGGTTGGCTTGAAATCAcatgattgtcatgtgttaATGCAACAACTTTTGCCTGTTGCAATCCGCGGAACATTGCCTGAGAAGGTCCGTGTTGCAATCAGTCGcttgtgtttcatttttaatgctATATGTGCCAAGGTCATTGACCCTAAACAGTTGGATGCTTTGGAAGATGAGGTTGTCGTTGTCCTTTTTCAAATGGAGATGTTTTTccctccttcattttttgacattatgGTACACTTAGTTGTTCATCTGGTAAGGGAAATAAGGTGTTGTGGTCCTACGTATTTTAGATGGATGTATCCAGTTGAGCGGTACATGAAGGTCTTAAAGGGTTATACGAAGAATCGACATCGACCAGAGGCCTCAATAGTGGAAAGATACGTTGCTGAAGAATGCATTGAGTTTGCCTCACAGTACATTGACTCGTTGAAACCTGTCGGTGTTCCTGCATCCCGGCATGACCAGCCAATAGCCGGCAAGGGTACTCGTGGATACAATGTTGTGacaatgactagacatgacgtGTCACAAgcacatttgtatatattaaacaaCACAACAGACGTGTTTCTGTACATAGTGGCTcacaaaaaacatgttagagATAGTCACCCcaaaatgaacatgatgagggTATTGCAAGAGCACAACAAAACTTTCATAAATTGGTTTAGACAAACAATACTTGCTGATAAAAGTGTTTCCAGACGACTGACATTGTTAGCCATTGGCCCAAATTTGAATGTCCCTACATGGAAGGGGTATGACATTAACAATTATTCATTCTACACAAAGTCCCAAGATGATAAAAGTTCGGTACAAAACAGTGGGGTCTATGTTGATGCTGATTCGGAGCACTTTTCCAGTACATCGGATAACAACCCCATTCAAGCATCCATGTCTTACTTTGGTGTCATTCAAGAAATTTGGGAGGTTGATTATACATCATTTAGAGTGCCTGTTTTTAAGTGTCAGTGGGTGAACGGGACAACGGGTGTGTTTCAAGATCCATTGGGATTTACTTTGGTAGACCTTAGTAAGGTGGCATATATAGACGAACCTTTCATTATGGCAGACAAGCCAGACAAGTTTTCTATGTACAAGATCCATGTAATTCAAGTTTGTCTGTGGCTCTGCAAGGAAGACCAAGTGGAATGA
- the LOC114385889 gene encoding uncharacterized protein LOC114385889, whose product MAADFVEEIDSGHIHLICNCTMTRRLWWEPLRWVNRVGPFSTDPKNHFLQFTQWNSKASINNRWKFLWLALSFFVWHHRNAMIFKNQPFDPEKVIDDTLFHTWSWLKCAEKDYTRDYTIHM is encoded by the coding sequence ATGGCAGCTGACTTTGTAGAGGAGATTGATTCTGGTCACATACATCTTATTTGCAACTGTACAATGACAAGGAGACTTTGGTGGGAGCCTTTGAGATGGGTTAATAGAGTGGGTCCTTTTTCCACAGACCCAAAGAACCACTTTTTGCAATTCACTCAATGGAACAGCAAAGCTAGTATAAACAACAGATGGAAATTTCTGTGGTTAGCTCTATCCTTCTTCGTCTGGCATCATAGAAATGCTATGATTTTCAAGAACCAGCCGTTTGATCCTGAAAAGGTTATCGATGATACCTTGTTCCACACTTGGTCTTGGTTAAAATGTGCAGAGAAGGACTACACCAGGGACTACACCATCCATATGTAG